A DNA window from Mycolicibacter hiberniae contains the following coding sequences:
- a CDS encoding patatin-like phospholipase family protein, giving the protein MALVLGSGGARGYAHIGVIAELQERGYDIIGIAGSSMGALVGAVQAAGHLDEFTEWATSLTQGAVLRLLDPSFTAAGVLRAGKFLEVVRDILGDIAIEDLPIPYTAVATDLITGRSVWLQRGPLDTAIRASIAIPGVIAPHVVDGRLLADGGILDPLPIAPLSAVNADLTLAVSLSGGDPAVAAPTAEETERGAPAGRLTRVLRSTSALLDTTGVRSLLDRPTARAVLDRFSSGEAEPEDSEDAAAEVPKLGSFEVMNRTIDIAQAALARHQLASHPPDLLIEVPRTACRSLDFHRAAELIEVGRQLAVDALDGAKSL; this is encoded by the coding sequence GTGGCTCTGGTGCTGGGCAGCGGCGGCGCGCGCGGATACGCCCACATCGGGGTGATCGCCGAACTGCAGGAGCGCGGCTACGACATCATCGGCATCGCCGGGTCCTCAATGGGCGCGCTGGTGGGCGCCGTGCAGGCAGCCGGTCACCTCGACGAGTTCACCGAATGGGCCACGTCACTGACCCAGGGCGCGGTGCTGCGCCTGCTGGATCCGTCGTTCACCGCCGCCGGGGTGCTGCGCGCCGGCAAGTTTCTCGAGGTGGTCCGCGACATCCTGGGCGACATCGCGATCGAAGACCTGCCGATTCCCTATACCGCTGTGGCCACCGATCTGATCACCGGCCGATCCGTCTGGTTGCAGCGCGGCCCGCTCGACACCGCCATCCGGGCCTCGATCGCGATCCCCGGGGTGATCGCACCGCACGTGGTGGACGGGCGCCTGCTGGCCGACGGCGGCATCCTCGATCCCCTGCCGATCGCCCCGCTGAGCGCCGTCAACGCCGATCTGACGCTGGCGGTGAGCCTCAGCGGGGGCGATCCGGCCGTCGCCGCCCCGACCGCCGAAGAGACCGAGCGCGGCGCGCCCGCCGGCCGGTTGACGCGGGTGCTGCGCAGCACCTCCGCGCTGCTGGACACCACCGGGGTGCGATCTTTGCTGGACCGGCCGACCGCACGGGCGGTCCTGGACCGGTTCAGCAGCGGCGAGGCCGAACCCGAAGACAGCGAGGACGCCGCCGCCGAGGTGCCGAAACTCGGCAGCTTCGAGGTGATGAACCGGACCATCGATATCGCCCAGGCCGCGCTGGCCCGTCATCAGCTGGCATCGCATCCGCCCGACCTGCTCATCGAGGTGCCTCGAACGGCCTGCCGCAGCTTGGACTTCCATCGTGCCGCCGAGCTGATCGAGGTGGGCCGGCAATTGGCTGTCGATGCGCTTGACGGCGCGAAATCGCTTTAG
- a CDS encoding TetR/AcrR family transcriptional regulator, which produces MPDDPVPPPAPPAAARADRRRARTRGAILDAAEIVFSRSGYGAARIEEIAVLADVSVGSIYGHFNGKRGLYLQLVDRALELFTEYMARSEDPSLSPLQRVLAGGDAYLRFHLEHPGAFSFLAFRSPGAEQLSGDDETEARIRDRVGALLRNYAAQIDNAIAAGEARPVDSLRLAHYLWGAWNGVIALRQQPDGLRITDDEIAQTLELARWLLREGLAAPALRDANGEVGDRVPMPHVT; this is translated from the coding sequence ATGCCTGACGACCCCGTCCCGCCTCCTGCCCCGCCGGCCGCGGCGCGGGCCGACCGGCGCCGGGCCCGCACCCGGGGCGCCATCCTGGACGCCGCCGAGATCGTGTTCAGCCGATCCGGCTACGGCGCCGCCCGCATCGAGGAGATCGCGGTGCTCGCCGACGTCTCGGTCGGATCCATCTACGGCCACTTCAACGGCAAACGCGGGCTGTACCTGCAACTGGTGGATCGCGCACTGGAACTGTTCACCGAATACATGGCGCGTAGCGAAGACCCGTCGCTGAGCCCGCTGCAGCGGGTGCTGGCCGGCGGCGACGCCTACCTGCGCTTTCACCTCGAGCATCCCGGCGCCTTCAGCTTCTTGGCCTTCCGCAGCCCGGGAGCAGAACAGCTGTCCGGCGACGACGAGACCGAGGCACGCATCCGCGACCGCGTCGGCGCGCTGCTGCGCAACTACGCCGCCCAGATCGACAACGCCATTGCCGCGGGTGAGGCCCGACCGGTCGACTCGCTGCGGCTGGCGCACTACCTGTGGGGGGCCTGGAACGGCGTGATCGCGTTGCGGCAGCAGCCCGACGGCCTGCGCATCACCGACGACGAGATCGCCCAGACACTCGAGCTCGCCCGTTGGCTGCTGCGTGAAGGGCTGGCCGCGCCGGCGCTGCGCGACGCCAACGGCGAAGTGGGTGACCGGGTTCCGATGCCGCACGTCACCTAG
- a CDS encoding cupin domain-containing protein, with protein sequence MVTAEPIALRRPAAPSRSLRLPDLLQTTDLAADAVLQGRYNHLLPASGLPEDHRWFARIHGDERLDIWLISWVPGHATELHDHGDSLGALTVLSGALDEFHWDGDKLAQRRLAAGDQAAFTRGWVHDVVWAPPAPLEPAAPTLSVHAYSPPLVEMSYYDVAPDNTLRRQRTELTEHPEAS encoded by the coding sequence ATGGTTACCGCTGAACCCATCGCACTGCGGCGCCCGGCGGCCCCGTCGCGCTCGCTGCGCCTGCCGGACCTGCTGCAGACCACAGACCTGGCCGCCGACGCGGTGCTGCAGGGCCGCTACAACCACCTGCTGCCCGCCTCCGGGCTGCCCGAAGACCACCGCTGGTTCGCCCGCATTCACGGCGACGAGCGGCTCGACATCTGGCTGATCAGTTGGGTACCGGGCCACGCCACCGAACTGCACGACCACGGCGACTCGCTCGGCGCGCTGACCGTGCTCTCCGGGGCGCTCGATGAATTCCATTGGGACGGCGATAAGTTGGCGCAGCGGCGGCTTGCCGCCGGAGACCAGGCGGCGTTCACCCGCGGCTGGGTGCACGATGTCGTCTGGGCGCCGCCGGCCCCGCTGGAGCCGGCCGCCCCGACGCTGAGCGTGCACGCCTACTCGCCGCCCCTGGTGGAAATGTCCTACTACGACGTCGCGCCCGACAACACCCTGCGCCGGCAGCGCACCGAGCTCACCGAACACCCGGAGGCGTCATGA
- a CDS encoding long-chain fatty acid--CoA ligase, with translation MRSTMQHWPLTVGAILHHVTTVHGDRTVTSVTDGGHRVTTYRELGRQVARLANALRRVGVTGDERVATFMWNNTEHLAAYLAVPAMGAVLHTLNIRLFAEQIVFVADEAQDQVILVDASLVSQLAPVLPQLPSVHTVIVVGDGDTAALAASGKTVLDYHALLAAESDEFDWPVLDENSAAAMCYTSGTTGNPKGVVYSHRSSYLHAMAGCSTNSTAIGSIDCVLPIVPMFHANAWGLPYSALMAGADLVMPDRHLDAESLVALIESQRATVAGAVPTIWNDIMHFLEREPDHDISSLRMVACGGSAVPVSLMQAFEQRHGVQIRQLWGMTETSPMATMAWPPPATPPDQHWALRGTQGRPVCGVETRIVDDEDRVLPHDGESVGELEVRGAWITGAYYRGQDDAKFASGWLRTGDVGRIDPQGFITLTDRAKDVIKSGGEWISSVELENELIAHPDVVEAAVVGVPDERWQERPLAVVVRRDGTAVGGAELRKFLTDKVARWWLPERWTFVEAIPRTSVGKYDKKTIRARYAEDQYQVSEVRD, from the coding sequence ATGCGCAGCACCATGCAGCACTGGCCGCTGACGGTCGGTGCCATCTTGCACCACGTCACCACCGTCCACGGCGATCGCACTGTCACCAGCGTGACTGACGGCGGACACCGTGTCACCACCTATCGCGAGCTGGGCCGGCAGGTGGCCCGGCTGGCCAACGCGCTGCGGCGGGTCGGGGTCACCGGCGACGAGCGGGTGGCCACCTTCATGTGGAACAACACCGAACACCTGGCCGCCTACCTGGCGGTCCCGGCGATGGGCGCCGTGCTGCACACGCTCAACATCCGGCTCTTCGCCGAGCAGATCGTCTTCGTCGCCGACGAAGCGCAGGACCAGGTGATCCTGGTCGATGCCTCCCTGGTGTCGCAGCTGGCGCCGGTGCTGCCGCAGCTGCCGAGCGTGCACACCGTGATCGTCGTCGGCGACGGCGACACCGCCGCGCTGGCGGCCTCCGGCAAGACCGTGCTGGACTACCACGCGCTGCTGGCCGCCGAGTCCGACGAATTCGACTGGCCGGTGCTCGACGAGAACTCGGCGGCCGCCATGTGCTACACCAGCGGCACCACCGGCAACCCCAAGGGCGTGGTGTACAGCCACCGGTCCAGCTATCTGCACGCCATGGCCGGGTGCTCCACCAACAGCACCGCGATCGGCTCGATCGACTGCGTCCTGCCGATCGTGCCGATGTTCCACGCCAACGCCTGGGGGCTGCCGTATTCGGCACTGATGGCCGGCGCGGACCTGGTGATGCCCGACCGGCATCTGGACGCCGAGTCGCTGGTCGCCCTCATCGAGTCGCAGCGGGCCACCGTGGCCGGTGCGGTGCCGACGATCTGGAACGACATCATGCACTTCCTGGAGCGCGAACCCGACCACGACATCTCGTCGCTGCGGATGGTGGCCTGTGGGGGTTCGGCGGTCCCGGTCTCGCTGATGCAGGCGTTCGAGCAGCGCCACGGCGTGCAGATTCGGCAACTGTGGGGCATGACTGAGACCTCGCCGATGGCCACTATGGCGTGGCCGCCGCCGGCCACCCCGCCCGACCAGCACTGGGCGCTGCGGGGCACCCAGGGCAGGCCGGTGTGCGGTGTGGAGACACGCATCGTCGACGACGAGGACCGGGTGCTGCCCCACGACGGCGAGTCGGTCGGCGAACTGGAAGTGCGCGGGGCATGGATCACCGGCGCCTACTACCGCGGCCAGGATGACGCCAAGTTCGCCTCGGGCTGGCTGCGCACCGGAGACGTGGGCCGTATCGACCCGCAGGGTTTCATCACGCTGACCGACCGGGCCAAGGACGTGATCAAATCCGGCGGCGAGTGGATCTCCTCGGTGGAACTGGAGAACGAACTGATCGCGCACCCCGACGTGGTCGAGGCCGCCGTGGTGGGGGTGCCCGACGAACGCTGGCAGGAGCGGCCACTGGCGGTCGTGGTGCGCCGCGACGGCACCGCGGTCGGTGGTGCGGAGCTGCGAAAGTTCCTGACCGACAAAGTCGCTCGCTGGTGGCTGCCGGAGCGCTGGACGTTCGTCGAGGCGATCCCGCGGACCAGCGTCGGCAAGTATGACAAGAAGACCATTCGGGCCCGGTACGCCGAAGACCAATATCAGGTGAGCGAGGTGCGTGACTGA
- a CDS encoding phage major capsid protein gives MQSLEELTALRDKLNAGRAAITDRVRAENRERLTAGEDAKFRALTEGVDEANHRIAEWHRSGRGNPIVAHARSGMVADPSGSRGGWAERAATGIESMGGESRAVVSGSIDLPSLIEPQVEALPRPERLIDLLVSRKSLGSGVAFEYLRQTVRTTAAAPVADLADKPTSTYTMVPVTGAAVVLAHLSENVPIRYWQDHLDVVHWLENEMVEGVTDSLERQVIQGTGVGINLEGVLKVDGTTEVEWAGDLGTTLRSALTVLQVAAVRPNAWVLHPADAARIDLARWNLPGAGEDAPDEAPGPYLHDGFTNGVASSANILGGPGIQRVVSTSVPVGTAILGDWSKLRLYVREQMRLDIDASGENFKSNTATLRAECRVGVAHLQPAAFAVVALTDD, from the coding sequence ATGCAATCGCTCGAAGAACTCACCGCACTGCGCGACAAGCTCAACGCCGGCCGCGCGGCCATCACCGACCGCGTTCGGGCCGAAAACCGCGAACGCCTCACCGCCGGAGAGGACGCCAAGTTCCGCGCCCTCACGGAGGGTGTCGACGAAGCCAACCACCGGATCGCAGAGTGGCATCGATCCGGCCGCGGTAACCCGATCGTCGCTCACGCACGCAGCGGTATGGTCGCGGACCCCTCGGGGAGCCGCGGCGGCTGGGCCGAACGCGCAGCCACCGGCATCGAGTCCATGGGCGGCGAATCCCGTGCGGTCGTGTCCGGCTCCATCGACCTGCCCAGCCTGATCGAGCCGCAAGTCGAGGCCCTGCCGCGACCGGAGCGGCTCATCGACCTGCTCGTGTCCCGTAAGTCTTTGGGTAGTGGGGTTGCGTTCGAGTATTTGCGGCAGACGGTCAGAACCACGGCCGCTGCGCCGGTCGCTGACCTTGCCGACAAGCCCACATCGACGTACACGATGGTGCCCGTCACCGGCGCCGCCGTCGTCCTGGCGCACCTGTCCGAGAATGTTCCGATTCGCTACTGGCAAGACCACCTGGACGTCGTTCATTGGCTGGAGAACGAGATGGTGGAAGGTGTCACCGATTCGCTTGAGCGCCAAGTCATCCAGGGAACTGGTGTCGGTATCAATTTGGAGGGTGTGCTCAAGGTCGACGGCACCACCGAGGTCGAATGGGCAGGCGATCTCGGCACCACCTTGCGATCGGCACTGACGGTGTTGCAGGTCGCGGCGGTGCGGCCCAACGCCTGGGTGCTGCACCCGGCGGACGCCGCCCGTATCGACCTGGCCCGGTGGAACCTCCCCGGGGCGGGGGAGGACGCCCCCGACGAGGCCCCCGGGCCCTACCTCCATGACGGGTTCACCAACGGCGTCGCCAGCTCGGCCAACATCCTGGGCGGGCCCGGCATCCAGCGGGTGGTCTCCACCAGCGTCCCCGTCGGGACCGCGATCCTCGGTGACTGGTCGAAGCTGCGGCTCTACGTGCGGGAGCAGATGCGCTTGGACATTGATGCCAGTGGCGAGAACTTCAAGAGCAACACCGCCACCCTGCGCGCCGAGTGCCGTGTCGGTGTTGCGCACTTGCAGCCCGCCGCGTTCGCCGTCGTGGCCCTCACCGACGACTGA
- a CDS encoding YncE family protein, with the protein MTRRTERIRTVVDWSDVDEVPAYRLANSGSRFANAVNLDRGPIGGLAVTPDGRRLLATNYSDDTVSIIDTASRRVVGTVMQAAEAYTIAAGPAGSGWAYVTAGSIDLDAVLVIDIATAEITGCYPVAMDIGDLVADPTSSRVYLTRTGPAGVDVLALDAALRPAGSVGLSGHPAAAPVGLRISADGRRLYAALRAPSGDTITVLDRDLRVVDTVRVGASITDFAVSPDGARLYVATSGPDGRGSVHLVDARTHAVCSSRAAEARLIQLVASRDGQRVYLVTEDAVVVLCARTNETLGTLTGIAEPSCVAESPDGSRLYVAGFDGNVSVASLADLPAPSALLHEQLELDDVVTRMLQLEPAL; encoded by the coding sequence GTGACGAGACGAACTGAGCGGATACGAACCGTGGTCGATTGGAGCGATGTGGACGAAGTGCCGGCATATAGATTGGCCAACTCTGGATCCCGCTTCGCCAATGCTGTGAACCTGGACCGCGGCCCCATCGGCGGCCTCGCCGTCACCCCCGACGGCCGGCGCCTGCTGGCCACCAACTACAGCGACGACACCGTCTCGATCATCGACACCGCCAGCCGCCGCGTCGTGGGCACAGTTATGCAGGCCGCCGAGGCGTACACGATTGCCGCCGGCCCGGCCGGCAGCGGCTGGGCCTATGTCACCGCCGGTTCCATCGACCTGGACGCCGTACTGGTGATCGACATCGCCACCGCCGAAATCACCGGGTGCTACCCCGTGGCCATGGACATCGGCGACCTGGTCGCCGACCCGACCAGCAGTCGCGTCTACCTCACCCGCACCGGCCCCGCCGGGGTCGACGTGCTCGCGCTCGACGCCGCCCTGCGCCCCGCCGGATCGGTCGGCCTGTCCGGGCACCCCGCCGCCGCGCCGGTGGGCCTGCGGATCAGCGCTGACGGCCGCAGGCTCTATGCGGCGCTGCGTGCGCCCAGCGGCGACACCATCACCGTTCTCGACCGGGACCTGCGCGTCGTCGACACCGTCCGGGTCGGCGCCAGCATCACCGACTTCGCGGTCAGCCCCGACGGGGCCCGCCTCTACGTGGCGACCTCCGGGCCCGATGGGCGCGGCAGCGTCCACCTCGTCGACGCACGCACCCACGCGGTGTGCTCCAGCCGCGCCGCCGAAGCCCGGCTCATCCAGCTGGTCGCCAGCCGCGACGGCCAGCGGGTGTACCTGGTGACCGAGGACGCCGTGGTGGTGTTGTGTGCCCGCACCAACGAGACGCTCGGCACGCTGACCGGCATCGCCGAGCCGTCCTGCGTCGCAGAGAGCCCGGACGGCAGCCGGCTCTACGTCGCCGGGTTCGACGGCAATGTCAGCGTCGCGTCGCTGGCCGACCTGCCGGCACCGTCGGCGTTGCTGCACGAGCAGCTCGAACTCGACGACGTCGTCACCCGGATGCTGCAACTGGAACCCGCGCTGTAA
- a CDS encoding NAD(P)H-dependent amine dehydrogenase family protein, which translates to MSLRVIQWATGGVGVAAIKGVLEHPDLELIGCWVHSESKSGKDVGEIIGTGPVGVTATDRVEDVLALDADAVIYAPLLPNPDEVAALLRSGKNVVTPVGWFYPTEKEAGPLEAAAREGNVTLHGAGIGPGAATELFPLLLSVMSTGVTFIRGEEYSDLRTYDAPDVLRYVMGFGGTPDQALSGPMQKLLDGGFRQSVRLCVDRLGFAADEHIHSSQEVAVATAPIDSPIGTIEAGQVAGRRFHWEATVGDQVVARVTVNWLMGEQHLDPPWTFGPAGERYEMEVRGNPDTFVTVKGWQPETVEAGLVSNPGIVATAAHCVNAIPATCAAPPGIAGFFDLPPLTGRAAPHLAR; encoded by the coding sequence ATGAGCCTGCGTGTCATTCAATGGGCAACCGGAGGAGTCGGCGTCGCCGCGATCAAGGGCGTGCTCGAGCATCCCGATCTGGAGCTGATCGGCTGCTGGGTGCACTCGGAGTCCAAGAGCGGCAAGGACGTCGGGGAGATCATCGGCACCGGACCGGTGGGGGTGACGGCCACCGACCGCGTCGAAGACGTGCTGGCCCTCGACGCCGACGCGGTGATCTACGCGCCGCTGCTGCCCAACCCCGATGAGGTTGCCGCACTGCTGCGTTCGGGAAAGAACGTCGTCACCCCGGTCGGCTGGTTCTACCCGACCGAGAAGGAGGCGGGCCCGCTGGAGGCCGCCGCACGGGAGGGCAACGTGACCCTGCACGGCGCCGGCATCGGGCCCGGCGCCGCCACCGAACTGTTCCCGCTGCTGCTGTCGGTGATGTCCACCGGGGTGACGTTCATTCGCGGCGAGGAGTACTCGGACCTGCGCACCTACGACGCCCCGGACGTGCTGCGGTACGTGATGGGCTTCGGCGGCACCCCCGACCAGGCCCTGAGCGGCCCGATGCAGAAGCTGCTCGACGGCGGGTTCCGCCAGTCGGTGCGGCTGTGCGTGGACCGGCTGGGATTCGCCGCCGACGAGCACATCCACTCCTCGCAGGAGGTGGCGGTGGCCACCGCACCCATCGATTCGCCGATCGGCACCATCGAAGCCGGCCAGGTCGCCGGCCGCCGGTTCCACTGGGAAGCCACCGTCGGCGACCAGGTGGTGGCCCGGGTCACCGTCAACTGGCTGATGGGCGAGCAGCACCTCGACCCGCCCTGGACTTTCGGGCCGGCGGGCGAGCGCTACGAGATGGAGGTGCGGGGCAATCCCGACACCTTCGTCACCGTCAAGGGCTGGCAGCCCGAGACCGTCGAAGCCGGCCTGGTCAGCAATCCGGGCATCGTGGCGACCGCGGCGCACTGCGTCAACGCCATCCCGGCGACCTGCGCGGCCCCGCCCGGCATCGCCGGGTTCTTCGACCTGCCGCCGCTGACCGGCCGAGCCGCACCGCACCTGGCCCGCTGA
- a CDS encoding NAD(P)/FAD-dependent oxidoreductase produces MPEHTDVVIVGSRCAGSAAAVALARRGRAVIALDSAAFPSDTLSTHLLFTHHWAEVERIGATERVLELGAPLHARAGLGAPGVETVGPSSTYEGFSAGACIRRPGFDLALVETARAAGAEVREHVRVTDLLRDPHGRVRGVRYKQRNGVTGEITAKLVIGADGRRSTVARLVGTREHHSWDNQRMMAFAYFEDAQPENRHVAMQWRSEDDLVTVFPCDGGQLVALQMPPVRRADEYRADRSAAFAATVDRIPPYAERLRGCTQVSNVYVSNHHPSYFRHSHGPGWALAGDAGHFKDPVTAQGIRDALRFGRLLGEAAAPCLDDPAKLDRALAQWELDRDAQCLAMYQWANSLGRDDAVSPIEFAAYRWFAARPDGFTEVADVFNRIASPQQVFSPANVVRWTAAAARDPHVDNRQLWRTLRRDLRREAERMVEKRKFTHRRAASARLPFTPAASGDRDPVQA; encoded by the coding sequence ATGCCTGAGCACACAGACGTGGTTATCGTCGGCAGTCGCTGCGCCGGTTCGGCCGCCGCCGTCGCGCTCGCCCGCCGGGGCCGTGCGGTGATCGCACTCGACAGCGCGGCCTTTCCCTCCGACACCTTGTCCACCCACCTGCTGTTCACCCACCACTGGGCCGAGGTGGAACGCATCGGCGCCACCGAGCGGGTGCTCGAACTGGGCGCCCCGCTGCACGCCCGCGCCGGACTCGGGGCGCCCGGCGTGGAGACCGTCGGCCCGTCGAGTACCTACGAGGGCTTCTCCGCCGGAGCGTGCATCCGCCGCCCCGGGTTCGACCTGGCCCTGGTGGAGACCGCCCGCGCCGCCGGAGCCGAGGTCCGCGAGCACGTCCGGGTCACCGATCTGCTGCGCGATCCGCACGGGCGGGTCCGCGGGGTGCGGTACAAGCAGCGCAACGGCGTCACCGGGGAGATCACCGCGAAATTGGTCATCGGCGCCGACGGGCGACGGTCCACCGTCGCGCGCCTGGTCGGCACCCGCGAGCACCACAGCTGGGACAACCAGCGCATGATGGCCTTCGCCTACTTCGAGGATGCCCAGCCCGAGAACCGGCACGTGGCCATGCAGTGGCGCTCCGAGGACGACCTGGTGACCGTCTTCCCCTGTGACGGCGGGCAACTGGTGGCGCTGCAGATGCCCCCGGTGCGCCGCGCCGACGAGTACCGCGCGGACCGATCGGCGGCCTTCGCGGCGACCGTCGACCGCATTCCGCCCTATGCCGAGCGGCTGCGCGGCTGCACCCAGGTCAGCAACGTCTACGTCTCCAACCACCATCCGTCCTACTTTCGGCACTCCCACGGTCCCGGCTGGGCGCTGGCCGGCGACGCGGGGCACTTCAAGGATCCGGTGACCGCGCAGGGCATCCGCGACGCGCTGCGCTTCGGACGGCTGCTCGGCGAGGCCGCCGCTCCCTGCCTGGACGATCCCGCCAAGCTCGACCGGGCGCTGGCGCAGTGGGAGCTCGACCGGGACGCCCAGTGCCTGGCCATGTATCAGTGGGCGAATTCGCTGGGGCGCGACGACGCCGTCTCGCCGATCGAGTTCGCCGCCTACCGGTGGTTCGCCGCCCGGCCGGACGGATTCACCGAAGTCGCCGATGTCTTCAACCGCATCGCCTCACCGCAGCAGGTGTTCTCGCCCGCCAACGTGGTGCGCTGGACCGCCGCGGCGGCCCGCGATCCGCACGTCGACAATCGCCAACTGTGGCGAACGCTGCGCCGCGACCTGCGCCGCGAGGCCGAGCGCATGGTCGAGAAGCGCAAGTTCACCCACCGGCGCGCGGCGTCGGCGCGACTACCTTTTACCCCCGCCGCGTCCGGTGATCGCGACCCGGTTCAGGCCTAG
- a CDS encoding patatin-like phospholipase family protein: MTNKRALVLGGGGLAGIAWETGVLCGIADEAPAAARALLESAVLVGTSAGSAVAAQLGSGMALEELFARQLAPTTSEIDPGVETDALTELFMAAITEPNNTTEQKLQGIGAVALAAQTVAAPVRRAIIADRLPSHEWPQRALRITAIDIDTGTLTVFDRDSGVDLVDAVAASCAVPGAWPPVVLGTRRYMDGGVRSTINLDVAADCDEAVLLVPAGGGVGAEIAAFAGRVCAVLADDTAARAFGNPLDPACRAPSARAGREQGRRQAQAVAEFLEI, translated from the coding sequence ATGACCAACAAGCGTGCCCTGGTACTGGGCGGCGGTGGGCTGGCGGGCATCGCCTGGGAGACGGGTGTGCTCTGCGGAATCGCCGACGAGGCACCCGCCGCGGCCCGGGCCCTGCTGGAATCGGCGGTGCTGGTGGGCACCTCGGCCGGATCGGCGGTGGCCGCCCAGCTCGGCAGCGGGATGGCACTGGAGGAACTGTTCGCCCGCCAACTGGCGCCCACCACCTCGGAGATCGATCCCGGCGTCGAGACCGACGCGCTGACCGAGCTGTTCATGGCGGCGATCACCGAACCCAACAACACCACCGAGCAGAAGCTGCAAGGCATCGGTGCGGTGGCCCTGGCGGCGCAGACCGTCGCCGCACCCGTGCGCCGGGCCATCATCGCCGACCGTCTGCCGTCACACGAGTGGCCGCAACGGGCGCTGCGGATCACCGCGATCGACATCGACACCGGGACGCTGACCGTCTTCGACCGTGACTCCGGGGTGGACCTCGTCGACGCGGTGGCGGCCAGTTGCGCGGTGCCGGGTGCCTGGCCCCCGGTGGTGCTCGGGACGCGCCGCTACATGGACGGCGGCGTGCGCAGCACGATCAACCTGGACGTGGCCGCCGACTGCGACGAAGCGGTGCTGCTGGTACCGGCAGGCGGCGGCGTGGGCGCCGAGATCGCGGCGTTTGCCGGTCGCGTCTGCGCGGTATTGGCCGACGACACCGCGGCGCGCGCCTTCGGCAACCCGCTCGACCCGGCGTGCCGGGCGCCCTCAGCGCGGGCCGGGCGTGAACAGGGCCGCCGCCAGGCCCAGGCGGTCGCCGAATTCTTGGAGATCTAA
- a CDS encoding class II glutamine amidotransferase has protein sequence MCRLFGLHAGTDVVTATFWLLDAPDSLAAQSRRNPDGTGIGVFDADAVPHLYKEPIAAWRDAAFSTEAHELTGTTFIAHVRYATTGELDVANTHPFLQDGRIFAHNGVLHGLETVEERLREIGTADLVAGQTDSERVFALITGYVRAHDGDIGAGLREAVGWLAANVPIYALNILLSTATQMWALRYPETHQLYLLDRRESAAPAELDLQTHRIRAHSEQLRGRPAVVFASEPMDADPRWRLIDSGELIHVDADLTITAELAFPDPPARQLRRKDLTVVAEEAQHPWKTGK, from the coding sequence GTGTGTCGACTATTCGGGCTGCACGCCGGGACCGACGTCGTCACGGCCACGTTCTGGCTGCTCGACGCCCCGGACAGTCTCGCCGCGCAGAGCCGGCGCAACCCGGACGGCACCGGCATCGGAGTCTTCGACGCCGACGCCGTACCCCACCTGTACAAAGAGCCGATAGCGGCATGGCGCGACGCCGCATTCTCCACCGAGGCGCACGAGCTGACCGGGACCACGTTCATCGCGCACGTGCGCTACGCCACCACCGGCGAGCTCGACGTCGCCAACACCCATCCGTTTCTGCAGGACGGGCGGATCTTCGCGCACAACGGCGTCCTGCATGGCCTCGAGACCGTCGAGGAGCGACTTCGCGAAATCGGCACAGCGGATCTGGTTGCGGGACAAACCGATTCCGAGCGGGTCTTCGCGCTGATCACCGGCTACGTCCGAGCCCATGACGGCGACATCGGGGCAGGCCTGCGCGAGGCGGTCGGCTGGCTGGCGGCCAATGTGCCCATCTATGCGCTCAACATCCTGCTGAGCACGGCCACGCAGATGTGGGCGCTGCGCTACCCCGAGACCCATCAGCTGTACCTGCTGGACCGCCGCGAGTCGGCCGCACCGGCCGAACTGGACCTGCAGACCCACCGCATCCGGGCGCACTCCGAGCAGTTGCGCGGCCGCCCGGCGGTGGTCTTCGCCAGCGAGCCCATGGACGCCGACCCCCGCTGGCGCCTGATCGATTCCGGCGAGCTGATCCATGTCGATGCGGACCTGACCATCACCGCCGAGCTGGCCTTCCCCGATCCGCCCGCCCGGCAACTGCGCCGGAAAGATTTGACCGTTGTCGCCGAGGAGGCCCAACACCCTTGGAAAACTGGGAAATGA